Proteins from a genomic interval of Yarrowia lipolytica chromosome 1E, complete sequence:
- a CDS encoding uncharacterized protein (Compare to YALI0E01408g, weakly similar to uniprot|Q9HEL5 Neurospora crassa 12F11.110 putative Phosphoinositide phosphatase) codes for MQITLTQQGLTLQSQNGTRSLLDFATKSLTTLQDDTDSQNDTDGASVDTESPSLECLGIFGIFPIDVHSLAVITKREQVATLQNAPLYKITGALLIPLSYQRARAVFEASQNNTTAEPRRSTDSNESRGSSVADSEPSETETGTPSPVSPSTLKFIRECQKFLSSGALFYSPKLNLHQSLKQGLLNKESKCSSYYLNYNRNRLFKDTEFELKIIQGHVGQVKPESSNISVVLISRRSRHRIGARYLRRGIDDDANCANWVETEQLLVTPKYILSYVIVRGSLPVFFQQSPYKLKPTPRVLRGAEATRKVFNTHFDRIESHYGSVTGVNLVEASSTSNEFKVGNLYKKLCEQNGKELEWFDFHHACKGMKFERVSELFNSDVVQAGVDNFLWDGLNLQTGNPTSVVQSGIFRVNCIDCLDRTNVVQTEIAKRVLEQQLEELNHDADNIVSSAYYHMWADNGDAISRQYSNTNALKGEFTRNRKRDFKGVVTDVGLTLTRFYSGMVSDFFRQALFDFLVGNVDERVFSEFDETCASSDPRMYSKSAIEVASEICQDDVISGWWLESLQNSSNKYIVLLTDTSIYVCQFDFMTERVSDFEKVDVDTISSVQFLGSSGSQVVISTSDKQFRLRNPTYNEHMGDKLRQYCSEREIEVHDGDEQSTTFVSRMEQRLKRLIWA; via the coding sequence ATGCAAATCACCCTAACACAACAGGGACTGACACTACAGTCTCAAAACGGCACGAGATCACTGCTTGATTTCGCTACCAAATCTCTCACCACACTCCAGGACGATACGGACTCACAAAATGACACAGATGGAGCCTCGGTCGATACAGAAAGCCCGTCTCTAGAGTGCCTGGGCATTTTTGGCATCTTTCCTATTGATGTGCACTCGCTGGCAGTCATCACCAAACGAGAACAGGTTGCTACTCTGCAAAATGCTCCCCTCTACAAGATCACCGGGGCTCTCCTGATTCCTCTGTCCTACCAGCGAGCCAGAGCCGTTTTTGAAGCCTCTCAAAATAACACCACTGCCGAACCGCGACGGTCCACAGACTCCAACGAGTCGAGAGGTTCTTCGGTCGCTGATTCTGAGCCCTCAGAAACCGAAACAGGCACACCTTCTCCTGTGTCTCCCTCGACTCTCAAGTTTATCAGAGAGTGCCAAAAATTCCTGTCTTCAGGGGCTCTCTTTTACTCTCCTAAGCTCAACCTACATCAATCTCTCAAACAGGGTCTTTTGAATAAGGAGTCGAAATGTTCTTCATACTACCTGAATTACAATAGAAACAGATTGTTCAAAGACACCGAGTTTGAGCTCAAGATAATCCAAGGTCATGTGGGACAAGTCAAGCCCGAATCCAGCAACATCTCCGTGGTACTCATTTCTCGGAGATCACGACACCGCATTGGAGCTCGGTATCTCCGAAGAGGTATTGACGATGATGCCAACTGTGCCAACTGGGTCGAAACcgagcagcttctggttACACCCAAGTACATTCTTTCGTACGTGATTGTCCGAGGTTCTTTGCCTgtcttcttccagcagAGTCCGTATAAGCTAAAACCCACTCCCCGTGTTCTCAGAGGAGCCGAAGCTACTCGCAAAGTCTTCAACACTCATTTCGACCGTATTGAGAGCCACTATGGCTCTGTTACAGGCGTCAATCTGGTTGAAGCGTCTTCGACCTCTAACGAGTTCAAGGTTGGAAATCTGTACAAAAAACTGTGCGAGCAGAACGGTAAGGAGCTCGAATGGTTTGATTTCCACCACGCCTGCAAAGGTATGAAGTTTGAGCGTGTTTCCGAGCTGTTTAACAGCGATGTTGTGCAGGCAGGAGTCGACAACTTTCTGTGGGACGGTTTGAACCTGCAAACGGGCAACCCAACGTCTGTGGTCCAGTCTGGTATCTTCAGAGTGAACTGCATCGACTGTCTCGACCGAACCAATGTTGTTCAGACTGAGATTGCCAAAAGAGTGCTCGAACAGCAGCTGGAAGAGCTCAATCACGATGCTGACAACATTGTATCATCGGCTTACTACCACATGTGGGCCGACAATGGCGATGCCATTTCGCGCCAATATTCTAATACGAACGCACTTAAAGGAGAGTTCACTCGGAACCGAAAACGAGACTTCAAGGGTGTGGTTACAGATGTGGGGCTCACTCTCACTCGCTTCTACTCCGGAATGGTGTCCGATTTCTTCCGCCAGGCGCTGTTTGACTTCCTTGTTGGCAACGTTGATGAGAGAGTGTTCAGCGAGTTTGATGAGACTTGTGCCAGCTCTGATCCTCGCATGTACTCGAAATCTGCGATAGAGGTGGCTTCAGAGATCTGCCAGGATGATGTGATTTCTGGCTGGTGGCTTGAGTCGCTCCAAAACAGCTCAAACAAGTATATTGTGCTGCTCACAGACACATCCATCTACGTGTGCCAGTTCGACTTTATGACCGAGCGTGTGAGCGACTTTGAAAAGGTGGATGTCGACACCATTTCCAGCGTTCAATTCCTTGGCAGCTCGGGCTCTCAAGTGGTCATTTCCACGTCGGACAAGCAGTTCCGGCTCCGAAACCCGACTTACAATGAGCATATGGGCGACAAGCTGCGCCAGTACTGTTCGGAGAGAGAAATTGAAGTTCACGATGGTGACGAGCAGTCTACGACTTTTGTGTCGAGGATGGAACAACGGCTTAAGCGACTCATTTGGGCCTAA
- a CDS encoding uncharacterized protein (Compare to YALI0E01430g, some similarities with uniprot|Q04383 Saccharomyces cerevisiae YDR501w PLM2 PLasmid Maintenance mutant shows 2mu-m plasmid instability, similar to Saccharomyces cerevisiae PLM2 (YDR501W) and TOS4 (YLR183C); ancestral locus Anc_1.61) has protein sequence MYPNPHSLTRTILPIFLQQHHHHLSTLTKTTNMDTAIPSSPPKKLLPAFPAMGKFVAGETTGITHVYRDESDDVLVPGIMSSSPVKRSHATAFGKDTNTNRSSPVSHDTNSPPPSSPCPRHYSEDDIGDVTMTSINSDVSNDVSGAEAVAADTVDKLHLQSMLSREPRTALTSLPIVNLTRPSPNRINSLIMDKRVNQNKDLLSKPTTQELLAIMGEYYPPVAIGRSSLQSQVVLSKSNRQISRRHVTTWYDLERHVIAISCSGWNGCRVMSSGRVFRTTENVTLLEEAKLKYGDIFEPSTETKDGQENAPCSSSSFGTFLFKNDRMEVDASEILVDVRGERFMIRLSDEGEEVADEDAEMTTDETDDEELVPLTSVSDNKLNTMKTDLNTKNTDTHFSKKQKVVEEPIKATTGFPAVDKENQTQTPAVSTPATVTSTPTTVSSTPSSAKRSAKASNKPVLKTVKVMKPVARQNVVRQVTRPAGRLEKPKMLEQKHAEKVAIDKTVKPVADKPIENAPEKIETKAEPKAVKKPSEKSAESSEPVEPIQKPTEPIKPVIPSAVMASHARETTPVPQVTMAASKSTPKSTPKAVAATPKSVSTPKTATSTPKRKKSPSPEIPLSPSKIDLKAIRNLVCNHLAFSRLSCTPLQTVMAVSPKISMVPKSQLQQILRDIDCIGIIHREGKDASGKPLEEEYYYVPERDSDKDRVKLVNETKGGAGVRSCRKVHKQYYWKKPTL, from the coding sequence ATGTACCCAAACCCACACTCTTTAACGCGTACAATACTTCCCATCTTCTtacaacaacaccaccaccacctgtCCACTCTCACAAAAACCACCAACATGGACACGGCCATTCCCTCTAGTCcccccaagaagctgcttcCTGCCTTCCCAGCAATGGGCAAGTTTGTGGCTGGAGAAACCACAGGAATCACTCACGTCTACAGAGACGAAAGTGACGATGTTCTTGTGCCCGGAATCATGTCTTCTTCGCCTGTGAAACGGAGTCATGCAACCGCCTTTGGCaaggacacaaacactAACAGAAGCAGTCCTGTTTCTCATGACACGAACAGTCCCCCTCCTTCGTCTCCTTGTCCTAGACATTACAGTGAAGATGACATTGGGGACGTGACCATGACTTCCATCAACTCTGACGTGTCTAACGATGTCTCTGGAGCGGAAGCGGTGGCCGCCGACACCGTCGACAaactccatctccaatcAATGCTTTCTAGAGAGCCCCGAACAGCTCTTACTTCCCTCCCTATTGTCAACCTCACCCGACCCTCCCCCAACCGAATCAACTCTCTCATCATGGACAAACGGGTCAACCAAAACAAAGACCTGCTGTCCAAGCCGACCACCCAGGAATTACTCGCTATCATGGGCGAGTACTACCCCCCTGTGGCCATTGGACGGTCCTCTCTGCAGTCTCAGGTTGTGCTTAGCAAGAGCAACCGACAGATTTCCAGACGCCATGTGACCACCTGGTACGACCTCGAGCGTCACGTAATTGCCATTTCGTGTTCGGGCTGGAACGGGTGCCGAGTTATGAGCAGTGGCAGGGTATTCAGAACCACTGAGAATGTCACTCTCCTTGAAGAAGCCAAACTCAAGTATGGAGATATTTTCGAGCCCTCCACTGAGACAAAAGATGGTCAGGAGAACGCcccttgttcttcttcctcgttTGGCACCTTCTTGTTCAAGAACGACAGAATGGAAGTTGACGCTTCCGAAATCCTGGTTGATGTTCGAGGAGAGCGGTTTATGATTCGGTTGTCTGATGAAGGCGAGGAAGTCGCTGATGAAGATGCCGAAATGACCACCGACGAGACCGACGATGAGGAGCTGGTGCCGTTGACCAGTGTTTCCGacaacaagctcaacaCCATGAAGACTGATCTCAACACCAAGAATACTGACACTCATTTCagcaagaagcagaaggtGGTTGAGGAGCCCATCAAGGCCACAACTGGCTTTCCTGCCGTTGATAAGGAGAaccagactcagactcctGCTGTCTCTACCCCTGCGACTGTCACTTCTACCCCTACCACAGTCTCTTCTACCCCCTCCTCGGCCAAACGCTCTGCCAAGGCTTCCAACAAACCCGTGCTCAAAACTGTTAAGGTGATGAAGCCCGTTGCTCGACAGAACGTGGTTCGACAGGTCACTCGGCCTGCTGGACGACTTGAGAAGCCGAAAATGCTGGAGCAGAAGCATGCCGAGAAGGTCGCCATTGATAAGACCGTCAAGCCTGTTGCTGACAAGCCTATTGAGAATGCCCCTGAGAAGATCGAGACCAAGGCTGAGCCTAAGGCTGTCAAGAAGCCTTCGGAAAAGTCTGCCGAGTCTTCCGAGCCTGTTGAGCCCATTCAGAAGCCCACCGAGCCTATCAAGCCTGTTATTCCGTCCGCTGTCATGGCTTCTCATGCTCGAGAAACAACACCCGTGCCCCAGGTGACCATGGCCGCATCTAAGTCTACACCCAAGTCGACTCCCAaggctgttgctgccaCTCCCAAGAGTGTTTCCACTCCCAAGACGGCGACTTCTACCCccaagcgaaagaagagcCCCTCTCCGGAGATCCCCCTGTCGCCTTCCAAGATCGATCTCAAGGCGATCCGAAACCTCGTGTGCAACCACCTGGCCTTCTCGCGTCTGTCATGCACACCCCTACAGACAGTAATGGCAGTCTCGCCGAAGATCTCCATGGTGCCGAAGtcgcagctgcagcagattCTGCGCGACATCGACTGCATCGGCATTATCCACCGGGAGGGCAAAGACGCATCAGGCAAGCcgctcgaggaggagtactACTACGTGCCCGAACGAGACTCGGATAAGGACCGGGTCAAACTGGtcaacgagaccaaggGCGGCGCTGGCGTGCGGTCTTGCAGAAAGGTCCACAAACAGTACTACTGGAAGAAGCCTACCTTGTAA
- a CDS encoding 60S ribosomal protein eL37 (Compare to YALI0E01452g, highly similar to uniprot|P49166 Saccharomyces cerevisiae YLR185w RPL37A ribosomal protein L37.e or uniprot|P51402 Saccharomyces cerevisiae YDR500c RPL35B ribosomal protein L.37.e, similar to Saccharomyces cerevisiae RPL37B (YDR500C) and RPL37A (YLR185W); ancestral locus Anc_1.62) codes for MTKGTTSFGKKHTKSHTLCTRCGKRSFHCQKKTCASCGYPSAKIRSYNWGQKAKRRHTTGTGRMRSLKLVDRKFRNGFGNKASE; via the exons ATGACCA AGGGTACCACTTCGTTCGGTAAGAAGCACACCAAGTCGCACACTCTCTGCACCCGATGCGGTAAGCGATCTTTCCAttgccagaagaagacttgCGCCTCTTGCGGATACCCCTCCGCCAAGATCCGATCCTACAACTGGGGTCAGAAGGCCAAGCGACGACACACCACTGGTACCGGTCGAATGCGATCTCTCAAGCTCGTTGACCGAAAGTTCCGAAACGGTTTCGGCAACAAGGCTTCCGAGTAA
- a CDS encoding uncharacterized protein (Compare to YALI0E01474g, no similarity) gives MLPLSLNAQLSKLDVEFDDDFFDEIDSGLAMASQMSKPIAPPTRADTRSIPTAKRDVRKDSARTDASETRIQADITMMAPDLNPKDAEIMYKQLDIENKELKREQTKQQDLMRLAENKLATATARHNHELAMAKKQHISVTAELEEKVKALQLEVERQNSNFAFLQQELEITNKESRSSVHKPGTQRSRSSRDHSVTNVTRESDNPRKRKISGADEWGAMLPKRAAKVATIDLNEEEEADFPDLDGPRFSKSARPTMADKRNTHRQGNGNGHKRAPSNMENETIDLIDDIDTDFNDIDVVLTTEARPKMTSKAVVFKGTNEASWKHVQSTRYADIVAEYFYTKQKIPQGEIVAETPALPFYLQDDKALDGVIKTMKDALLDNINNLNHFDMAQPFHYLREANLNVEVLNNIYTSIVAPGTHLIPAADITVLCEWVIKCRLLEDTRPLWQVDQNITPEVSEEKGRKKSSRARRAAARRRGIKPDWMNFDSTLAEQSFRTSSNFQADICYNMYATACHVVRFLRNYVELQYNQWTRGSPREKDVTSLIKMCVFLNNLSIATLRCDSMDILCTIVAEFNPDPEVTESLETKQKITPFSAKLTAPKDRFYCVGFDLNVKGYSDGMRSPSEPLIPWSKILNDLDGELVAPLRKFQILACRKVMRLFYLLWKTDFALSHISDPAYAEMWMFSEVVETLTRSLDNYSDPQLSKDCIRVLSLLKDDGIPKLTRRLFLSCLSRLQDIGIPELHTVAAMA, from the coding sequence ATGCTGCCGTTGTCTCTAAACGCCCAGCTGTCCAAGCTGGACGTCGAgtttgacgacgacttTTTCGATGAAATCGACTCGGGCTTGGCCATGGCGTCCCAGATGAGCAAACCCATCGCTCCACCAACTCGAGCAGATACCAGGAGTATCCCCACAGCCAAGAGAGATGTCCGCAAGGACTCCGCAAGAACGGACGCGTCGGAAACACGAATCCAGGCAGACATTACGATGATGGCCCCGGACCTGAACCCCAAAGATGCCGAGATCATGTACAAACAGCTGGACATAGaaaacaaggagctgaagCGAGAACAGACCAAGCAGCAGGATCTAATGCGTCTGGCCGAGAACAAACTggccacagcaacagcacGACACAACCACGAGCTTGCAATGGCTAAAAAACAGCACATATCGGTCACTGCAGAGCTGGAAgagaaggtcaaggctctacagctggaggtggagagacAGAACTCCAATTTTGCATTTCTACAACAGGAGCTCGAGAtcaccaacaaggagtCTAGGAGCAGTGTCCACAAGCCCGGTACTCAGAGGTCACGCAGTTCCAGGGACCACAGCGTGACCAATGTGACTCGAGAATCGGACAACCCCCGAAAGCGGAAAATCTCGGGGGCTGACGAATGGGGCGCCATGTTGCCCAAGAGAGCAGCCAAAGTGGCGACGATTGACCTGaacgaggaagaagaggctGATTTCCCCGATCTTGACGGACCACGGTTCAGCAAGTCAGCCAGACCGACAATGGCTGACAAGAGAAACACTCATAGACAGGGGAATGGCAATGGTCACAAACGAGCGCCAAGCAATATGGAAAACGAGACTATTGATCTGATTGACGACATTGATACGGATTTCAACGACATTGATGTCGTCTTGACTACTGAGGCACGACCCAAGATGACTTCAAAGGCTGTCGTTTTCAAGGGCACAAACGAGGCATCCTGGAAACACGTTCAGAGTACCCGATACGCAGATATTGTTGCTGAGTACTTTTATACCAAACAAAAGATTCCCCAGGGCGAGATCGTGGCCGAAACACCGGCTTTGCCGTTCTATCTTCAAGACGATAAGGCTTTGGATGGGGTTATCAAGACAATGAAGGACGCTCTACTAGACAATATCAACAATTTGAATCATTTTGACATGGCCCAACCCTTCCATTACCTTCGAGAAGCCAATCTGAACGTGGAGGTACTAAACAACATCTATACCTCGATTGTGGCACCAGGAACACATCTGATTCCAGCTGCAGATATAACTGTTCTCTGTGAATGGGTCATCAAGTGTCGCCTGTTGGAGGATACACGGCCTCTCTGGCAGGTTGATCAGAACATTACTCCTGAAGTGTCTGAAGAGAAGGGCCGTAAGAAGTCCTCCAGGGCAAGAAGAGCTGCTGCACGAAGAAGAGGAATCAAGCCTGACTGGATGAATTTTGACAGCACTCTTGCGGAGCAGTCATTCCGTACTTCAAGCAATTTCCAGGCCGATATCTGCTACAATATGTACGCGACAGCATGCCACGTGGTTCGGTTTCTGAGAAACTACGTCgagttacagtacaatCAATGGACTCGAGGTAGTCCCAGAGAAAAGGATGTTACCAGTTTGATTAAGATGTGTGTCTTTCTCAATAATCTGTCGATAGCCACTCTCAGATGCGACTCCATGGACATCTTATGTACCATTGTGGCCGAGTTTAATCCCGACCCTGAAGTCACAGAGTCTCTAGAGACCAAACAAAAGATTACCCCCTTTAGCGCCAAATTGACGGCCCCAAAAGATCGATTTTACTGTGTTGGGTTCGATCTCAACGTCAAGGGATACAGTGACGGGATGAGATCGCCCTCAGAACCTCTTATTCCTTGGTCCAAGATTCTCAACGATCTAGATGGAGAGCTGGTGGCGCCTCTTCGCAAGTTCCAGATCCTGGCATGCAGAAAAGTGATGCGACTTTTCTATTTATTATGGAAGACCGATTTTGCGCTATCTCACATATCCGATCCTGCCTACGCTGAAATGTGGATGTTTTCCGAAGTCGTGGAGACTCTGACTAGAAGTCTGGACAACTACAGCGATCCCCAGCTTAGTAAAGATTGCATTCGGGTCTTATCGCTATTGAAGGATGACGGGATTCCAAAATTAACCCGAAGGCTCTTTCTGTCTTGTCTCAGTCGCCTACAGGATATAGGTATTCCTGAACTCCATACGGTGGCTGCCATGGCTTGA
- a CDS encoding uncharacterized protein (Compare to YALI0E01496g, similar to Saccharomyces cerevisiae EMG1 (YLR186W); ancestral locus Anc_1.64, highly similar to uniprot|Q06287 Saccharomyces cerevisiae YLR186w), with protein MKKEAKPVKPNDKPNDLQASKKDNKIENPSFVPEQPKPLSSKDKDTKRLIVVLSQACLETHKIPSSGGDKYALLNCDDHQGLLKRMQRDIAEARPDITHQCLLTLLDSPISKAGKLQVYISTARNVLIEVNPCVRIPRTFKRFSGLMVQLLHELSIRSVNSEEKLLKVIKNPITDHLPHKCRKVTLSFDAPVVKTQDYIEKLDDDESICVFVGAMARGKDSFADEFVDEKIGLSNYPLSASVACSKFCHGAEDAWGIQ; from the coding sequence atgaagaaggaggccaagcCAGTGAAGCCCAACGACAAGCCTAACGACTTGCAGGcgtccaagaaggacaacaAGATCGAAAACCCCTCGTTCGTGCCCGAACAGCCCAAGCCTCTGTCATCAaaggacaaggacacaAAGCGACTCATTGTCGTTCTGTCCCAGGCCTGTCTGGAAACTCACAAGAtcccttcttctggaggcGACAAGTATGCACTGCTCAACTGTGACGACCACCAGGGTCTTCTGAAGCGAATGCAGCGAGATATCGCTGAGGCCCGGCCCGACATTACCCATCAGTGTCTGCTGACTCTTCTGGACTCTCCCATCTCCAAGGCTGGCAAGCTACAGGTTTACATTTCCACCGCGCGAAACGTGCTCATCGAAGTGAATCCCTGTGTTCGAATCCCCCGAACTTTCAAGCGATTCTCCGGTCTCATGGTCCAGCTACTGCACGAGCTGTCTATCCGATCGGTCAACTcggaggagaagctgctcaaggtgATCAAGAACCCTATCACCGACCATCTGCCCCACAAGTGCCGAAAGGTGACACTGTCGTTCGACGCACCTGTGGTCAAGACCCAGGACTACATTGAGAAGTTGGATGATGACGAGAGCatttgtgtgtttgtgggagCCATGGCTCGAGGAAAGGATTCTTTTGCCGACGAgtttgtcgacgagaagattgGTCTGTCTAACTACCCTCTTTCGGCCTCGGTGGCCTGCTCAAAGTTCTGCCATGGAGCTGAGGACGCCTGGGGCATCCAGTAA
- a CDS encoding uncharacterized protein (Compare to YALI0E01518g, similar to DEHA0E16456g Debaryomyces hansenii,ancestral locus Anc_1.11) — protein sequence MACPLTPPYVFNSACSDDDKIQLKRRGDFADKVFLKKFKVLPSADSSESESCSETEIRPVSQRQRSVSATKLRRRRSFAPSSDVQARQRCLEYLVSAIDEVWARFCACTSFAEDQHYAYDMPSPKQDVDEDDEEIEDSGKLQALKERLTKAKYYLQDLSDVSDMDASVSFWNRWDLVKYAVIEFVEDNGEEDDVIEGVCSELEEGRL from the coding sequence ATGGCCTGTCCTCTTACACCCCCCTATGTCTTCAACTCGGCATGTTCCGACGATGACAAGATCCAGCTGAAGCGACGAGGTGACTTTGCCGACAAggtcttcttgaagaagttCAAGGTTCTTCCTTCTGCTGACtcctccgagtccgagtcctGCTCCGAGACCGAAATCCGACCCGTCTCTCAGCGACAGCGGTCTGTTTCGGCCACCAAGCTGCGACGACGACGGTCCTTCGCTCCTAGCTCTGATGTCCAGGCTCGACAGCGATGCCTCGAGTATCTCGTGTCTGCTATCGACGAGGTCTGGGCTCGATTCTGCGCCTGCACCTCGTTTGCTGAGGATCAGCACTACGCTTACGACATGCCTAGCCCCAAGCAGGATGTcgacgaggatgacgaggagattgaagaCAGTGGAAAGCTgcaggctctcaaggaaCGTCtgaccaaggccaagtacTACCTTCAAGATCTTTCTGATGTGTCCGACATGGACGCTTCGGTGTCCTTCTGGAACCGATGGGATCTGGTCAAATACGCTGTTATCGAGTTCGTCGAAGACAATGGCGAAGAGGATGACGTTATCGAGGGAGTTTGCTCCGAGCTCGAGGAAGGTCGTCTGTGA
- a CDS encoding uncharacterized protein (Compare to YALI0E01540g, no similarity), with amino-acid sequence MEALGDLYTAGLHNVGLVPLSDVDAQRRCTVYLEDAVEKLKELIKSEEVELSNKKTEPGAVPDNTLNELKNTLTILSNTGGIVQPSKGRYTYKNYTYKASQKFWDYWDKIKKQVVEINEGVTRHSDDFNQKMATADALEKGRTIY; translated from the coding sequence ATGGAAGCTCTAGGGGATCTCTACACTGCGGGACTGCACAACGTGGGTCTGGTACCGCTGAGCGACGTCGATGCCCAGAGAAGATGCACCGTGTACCTGGAGGACGCCgtggagaagctcaaggagctcatcaagaGCGAGGAGGTCGAGCtgtccaacaagaagacgGAGCCCGGAGCCGTACCCGATAACACTCTGAACGAGCTCAAAAACACCCTCACAATTCTCAGCAACACCGGCGGCATTGTCCAGCCCTCCAAGGGACGGTACACCTACAAGAACTACACCTACAAGGCGTCACAAAAGTTCTGGGATTACTgggacaagatcaagaagcaggTTGTGGAGATCAACGAGGGAGTCACTCGGCACTCAGATGACTTCAACCAGAAAATGGCCACCGCTGATGCCCTTGAGAAGGGTCGAACCATTTATTAA